One segment of Sinorhizobium sp. BG8 DNA contains the following:
- a CDS encoding Tex family protein: MTATPLKIANLIAAEIKASAAQVSSAVELLDGGATVPFIARYRKEVTGGLDDTQLRVLSERLTYLRELEARRASILESIAGQGKLTDELSAKIAAVSTKAELEDIYLPYKPKRRTKAEIARERGLGPLAEQILGDRSLVPADVAAAFLTADVPDTKAALEGARDIVAEQITENADVLKRLREYMKDNAFLRARVVDGKQDAGAKFSDYFDHTERWSGVPSHRALAMLRGWNEEVLSVDIVADQDSTEPVKPVERIIASFYAVGSTRPGDRWLSDVIGWTWRVKLSMSVSLDLMREMRERSEEEAIRVFARNLKDLLLAAPAGTRATMGLDPGIRTGVKVAVVDNTGKLLETTTVYPFPPKNDIRGTQAELASLVRKHKVELIAIGNGTGSRETEKLVADMLAQLPAPKPTKVIVSEAGASVYSASETAAAEFPGLDVSLRGAVSIARRLQDPLAELVKIEPKSIGVGQYQHDVDQGKLSRSLDAVVEDAVNAVGVDLNTASAPLLSRVSGLGKSTAEAIVAHRDQNGPFASRQELLKVSRLGARTFEQCAGFLRIPNGKEPLDASSVHPEAYGVAKKIVSACGRDLRALMGDSAELKKLDPRLFVDERFGLPTVRDILAELEKPGRDPRPEFRTATFAEGVDDIKDLKPGMLLEGTVTNVAAFGAFVDIGVHQDGLVHVSQLADRFVKDPHEVVKAGDVVKVRVTEVDVARKRIGLTMRKDGGADAAPREQRGREAPRGGNQRAPQHKPQAPAQGAFGAALAEAMKRK, from the coding sequence ATGACCGCAACGCCGCTCAAGATCGCCAACCTGATCGCAGCCGAAATCAAGGCCAGTGCCGCGCAGGTTTCCTCCGCGGTCGAGTTGCTGGACGGCGGCGCGACCGTGCCCTTCATCGCGCGCTACCGCAAGGAAGTGACTGGCGGGCTGGACGATACCCAGCTGCGCGTGCTTTCGGAACGGCTCACCTATCTCCGGGAACTGGAGGCGCGGCGCGCCTCGATCCTGGAATCGATCGCCGGCCAGGGCAAGCTGACGGACGAGCTCTCCGCCAAGATCGCAGCCGTCAGCACCAAGGCGGAGCTGGAGGACATTTACCTTCCCTACAAGCCGAAGCGTCGCACCAAGGCGGAAATCGCACGCGAGCGCGGCCTCGGTCCGCTCGCAGAGCAGATCCTCGGCGATCGCTCGCTCGTCCCGGCCGATGTAGCGGCGGCGTTCCTGACGGCCGATGTCCCGGATACGAAGGCAGCACTGGAAGGTGCGCGCGACATCGTCGCCGAACAGATCACGGAAAATGCCGACGTGCTGAAGCGGTTGCGCGAATATATGAAGGACAACGCCTTCCTGCGCGCCCGCGTCGTCGACGGCAAGCAGGACGCCGGCGCGAAATTCTCCGACTATTTCGATCACACCGAGCGGTGGTCCGGCGTGCCGAGCCACCGCGCCCTCGCGATGCTCCGGGGCTGGAACGAGGAAGTCCTTTCGGTCGACATCGTCGCCGACCAGGACAGCACCGAACCGGTGAAGCCCGTCGAGCGCATCATCGCTTCCTTCTACGCGGTGGGATCGACCAGGCCGGGCGACCGCTGGCTTTCTGACGTGATCGGCTGGACCTGGCGGGTAAAGCTCTCCATGTCGGTCTCGCTCGACCTGATGCGTGAAATGCGCGAGCGTTCGGAAGAGGAGGCGATCCGCGTCTTCGCCCGCAACCTCAAGGATCTCCTTCTCGCAGCACCCGCCGGCACGCGGGCGACGATGGGACTGGACCCGGGCATCCGCACCGGCGTCAAGGTGGCGGTCGTGGACAACACGGGCAAGCTTCTGGAGACGACGACCGTCTATCCGTTCCCGCCGAAGAATGACATCCGCGGCACCCAGGCTGAGTTGGCGAGCCTCGTGCGCAAGCACAAAGTCGAACTGATCGCGATCGGAAACGGGACGGGCAGCCGCGAGACGGAAAAGCTGGTCGCCGACATGCTGGCCCAGCTGCCCGCGCCGAAGCCGACCAAGGTCATCGTCTCGGAGGCCGGCGCTTCCGTCTATTCCGCCTCCGAGACCGCTGCCGCCGAGTTTCCGGGGCTGGACGTATCGCTGCGCGGAGCGGTCTCGATCGCACGCCGCCTGCAGGACCCACTGGCGGAACTCGTCAAGATCGAGCCGAAGTCGATCGGCGTGGGCCAGTATCAGCACGACGTTGACCAGGGCAAGCTGAGCCGCTCGCTCGACGCGGTAGTGGAAGACGCGGTGAATGCCGTGGGCGTCGATCTCAACACCGCCTCCGCGCCGCTTCTCTCCCGCGTCTCCGGACTGGGGAAGTCAACGGCCGAGGCGATCGTTGCTCACCGGGACCAGAACGGGCCGTTCGCCAGCCGCCAGGAGCTTTTGAAGGTCTCGCGCCTCGGTGCCCGGACCTTCGAGCAGTGCGCGGGCTTCCTTCGCATCCCGAACGGCAAGGAGCCGCTCGATGCCTCCTCGGTCCATCCGGAGGCCTATGGCGTCGCCAAGAAGATCGTTTCGGCCTGCGGTCGCGATCTCCGCGCCCTGATGGGTGATAGCGCCGAGCTGAAAAAACTCGATCCGCGCCTCTTCGTCGACGAGCGTTTCGGCCTGCCGACCGTCAGGGACATTCTCGCGGAACTGGAAAAGCCCGGCCGCGACCCGCGCCCGGAATTCCGCACGGCGACCTTCGCCGAAGGGGTGGATGACATAAAGGACCTGAAGCCCGGCATGCTGCTCGAGGGAACCGTCACGAACGTCGCCGCCTTCGGGGCATTCGTCGATATCGGCGTCCATCAGGACGGCCTCGTGCACGTCTCCCAGCTTGCGGACCGCTTCGTCAAGGATCCGCACGAGGTCGTGAAGGCGGGCGACGTCGTCAAGGTGCGGGTGACCGAGGTGGACGTGGCGCGCAAGCGCATTGGTCTCACCATGCGCAAGGATGGCGGCGCCGATGCGGCTCCCCGCGAGCAGCGGGGCCGCGAGGCACCGCGCGGCGGCAACCAGCGCGCACCGCAGCATAAGCCTCAGGCTCCCGCCCAGGGAGCGTTCGGAGCCGCACTTGCCGAGGCGATGAAGCGGAAGTAG
- a CDS encoding Na/Pi symporter, translated as MTGASTPSQAWRGYGIGIAASLGALLLAYSFWSSSSWMTLCAGVALFLFGMQCLEEGLKNLAGDTLEQVLARGTSTRPRSFLIGFCGTAVLQSSTLVSLMTIAFISTGLIGLTAGVAIILGANLGSTTGIWLLALAGQNISLSPLALPLLVFGVVASFFGPKPKAAGRILLGIAFIFLGIDAIKSGFSTVTENLDLTQYEPAGWLGYLLFGGIGLVLTLVLQSTHATLMLTLTALSLGQVELIQGAAIAIGAKVGSSVTTGIAGALGGNRRGQQLALSHVIFNVATAIVAFALLGPQMWLTGKIAGFLGFGDNELMMLAIFHSMFTTLGIVLFWPFLDRFTDLLERILPERGEPPYLLPGAAPAEQPIERSRARYLTSQALQSLDTAATAVMQELRHLARLSMEVICHALYLPVSELDAARHDESLIAAAPDADYVSAEALYQRHIKGVYGDLLSFMGRVDIAGDDAHRDFWTACQVAALQLVETVKDAKQLQKNLAFYLRQPDSPARAAYVDLRRHLITVLHDVRSLAWSDATGKGFDDRLQELAGMQEAFEAQFRDRLVAELRADRIDGLQLSSLLNDLGYAARIAKGLSAALLLRQQGPGKLRDLSFSSDDSPLIVLP; from the coding sequence ATGACCGGCGCCAGCACCCCCAGCCAGGCATGGCGCGGCTACGGTATCGGCATTGCCGCGTCGCTCGGCGCACTTCTCCTTGCCTACAGCTTCTGGAGCAGTTCCTCCTGGATGACGCTCTGCGCGGGGGTGGCGCTTTTCCTCTTCGGCATGCAATGCCTCGAGGAAGGGCTGAAGAACCTTGCCGGGGATACGCTGGAACAGGTTCTGGCGCGCGGCACCTCGACGCGTCCGAGGAGCTTCCTCATCGGCTTCTGCGGAACGGCGGTTCTGCAATCCAGCACGCTTGTTTCGCTGATGACGATCGCGTTCATCAGCACCGGGCTGATCGGGCTGACGGCAGGCGTCGCCATCATCCTCGGCGCCAATCTCGGTTCCACCACCGGCATCTGGCTGCTCGCGCTGGCGGGCCAGAACATCAGCCTCTCGCCACTGGCGCTGCCGCTCCTGGTCTTTGGTGTCGTCGCCAGCTTCTTCGGACCGAAACCGAAGGCGGCCGGCAGGATCCTGCTCGGCATTGCCTTCATCTTCCTCGGCATAGACGCGATCAAGTCCGGCTTCTCCACCGTCACCGAAAACCTCGACCTGACGCAGTACGAACCGGCGGGCTGGCTCGGTTACCTGCTTTTCGGGGGCATCGGCCTCGTTCTGACGCTGGTGCTGCAATCGACGCACGCGACCCTCATGCTGACGCTGACAGCGCTCTCCCTCGGACAGGTTGAGCTGATCCAGGGCGCGGCGATCGCAATCGGCGCCAAGGTCGGCAGCAGCGTCACCACGGGCATTGCCGGCGCGCTCGGGGGCAACCGGCGGGGCCAACAGCTTGCCCTTTCCCACGTGATCTTCAACGTGGCGACCGCCATCGTCGCCTTTGCGCTTCTCGGACCGCAGATGTGGCTGACCGGCAAGATCGCGGGATTTCTCGGCTTCGGCGACAACGAACTGATGATGCTCGCCATCTTCCACTCGATGTTCACGACGCTCGGTATCGTGCTGTTCTGGCCGTTCCTCGATCGGTTCACGGACTTACTCGAACGCATCCTGCCGGAGCGCGGCGAACCGCCCTATCTCCTACCGGGGGCGGCCCCGGCGGAACAGCCGATCGAGCGCAGCCGTGCACGCTATCTCACCTCCCAGGCGCTGCAATCGCTCGACACGGCAGCCACTGCCGTGATGCAGGAACTGCGGCATCTCGCTCGCCTCAGCATGGAGGTCATCTGCCATGCGCTCTACCTCCCGGTGAGCGAGCTCGACGCCGCGCGCCACGACGAAAGCCTGATCGCGGCCGCGCCCGACGCCGACTACGTCAGCGCCGAAGCGCTCTACCAGCGGCACATCAAGGGCGTCTACGGAGACCTGCTGAGCTTCATGGGACGGGTGGATATCGCAGGCGACGACGCGCATCGGGACTTCTGGACGGCTTGCCAGGTTGCGGCCCTGCAACTCGTCGAGACGGTGAAGGATGCCAAGCAGCTGCAGAAGAACCTCGCCTTCTACCTGCGCCAGCCGGACTCCCCTGCCCGTGCCGCCTATGTCGACCTCAGGCGACACCTCATAACTGTCCTGCACGACGTCAGGTCCCTCGCGTGGTCGGACGCAACGGGCAAGGGCTTCGACGACCGGCTGCAGGAGCTGGCGGGGATGCAGGAGGCGTTCGAGGCGCAATTTCGCGACCGGCTCGTCGCAGAGCTGCGCGCCGACCGGATCGACGGCCTGCAGCTCAGCTCGCTCCTGAACGACCTCGGTTATGCCGCCCGGATCGCCAAGGGGTTGAGCGCCGCGCTCCTGCTCCGACAGCAGGGGCCCGGCAAGCTGCGCGACCTCAGTTTTTCCTCGGACGATTCACCGCTCATCGTGCTGCCGTAA
- the mprF gene encoding bifunctional lysylphosphatidylglycerol flippase/synthetase MprF produces the protein MALVKRMQSELASPETPRANDQPKLFPWSGHRLSAVLLPIAGVVIALLALYVLEQHVHAISFREIRDDLYALSASRLALAILFTVVSFSAVAFYDVVAVETIAPGRVSKRVSAMAGAAGYAISNALGFSLLTGGALRYRVYAAQGIELADIGRIVGTSWFAIWFAFAIMAAIAMVAEPDQIPWLATLGPAVDVSIGIAVLAAIAALVLWLSRGARTVGVGSFSLRLPTSRGALMQIAAGLVDMTAAAACLYVLLPSGSVGSFSAFILVYVVAVILGIASHAPGGVGAFEATIIAGLGLGSNSEALAGLVAYRIVYTLLPFLVAVAGLVVSEILRHRSRIAGPVGAASLFLEPLIPPLSAGIAFFGAAVLLISAVTPSLEGRIEALSEVIPLPFLEMSHLGASFVAVGLLIVARGLAKRLRRAWFAAIILFASGAVFSFFKGLDWEEAVALSMMALTLLVFRDSFYRRPFNGDMHLSWGWLASMGTMVFAAIWLGLFAFRHVEYDNELWWQFAWEGDAPRFLRGAVFIVTLLAAVLVDTLINRRVLTLAPEGRMPESVPAVVADAPSSSAALALLGDKRFLVSPDQHGFVMYQRSGGSLISMGEPVAADESMSGLAWAFHELADKSGLRTVFYEVGPEHLPMFLDMGLVALKLGEVARVDLTTFSLDGPKRQPLRYADRRADKDGLTFEIIPKEKVPEIIPQLSEVSDEWLEMKSGGEKRFSLGYFDPGYMSLFDVAVLKRGERIVAFANLWRGGGHHEMAVDLMRYRQDDCKVMMDALFTKLMLIAKAEGYHWFNLGAAPLSGLTDRRTASRWNRLGSLIYQKGRDLYHFDGLRAFKDKFGPVWTANYLICPPGLDTARALLDVTTLISGRPLVGKRK, from the coding sequence ATGGCACTGGTGAAACGCATGCAGAGCGAACTGGCATCCCCCGAAACCCCCAGGGCAAATGACCAACCCAAACTGTTTCCCTGGAGCGGCCACCGCCTCTCCGCGGTCCTGCTGCCCATTGCAGGTGTGGTCATAGCGCTTCTCGCGCTCTACGTGCTCGAACAGCATGTGCATGCCATATCGTTCCGCGAAATTCGCGACGATCTCTATGCGCTGTCTGCGAGCCGGCTTGCGCTTGCCATTCTCTTCACGGTCGTCAGCTTTTCCGCCGTGGCGTTCTATGACGTCGTCGCAGTGGAGACGATTGCGCCGGGCCGCGTTTCGAAGCGGGTCTCCGCGATGGCGGGAGCGGCAGGCTATGCCATCTCCAATGCGCTCGGCTTCTCCCTTTTGACGGGCGGTGCGCTCCGCTACCGGGTCTATGCGGCCCAGGGGATTGAACTTGCGGATATCGGACGCATCGTCGGAACCTCGTGGTTCGCAATCTGGTTCGCCTTCGCCATCATGGCGGCAATCGCCATGGTCGCCGAGCCGGATCAGATACCGTGGCTGGCGACGCTCGGACCCGCCGTCGACGTTTCGATCGGCATTGCCGTTCTCGCGGCAATCGCGGCGCTGGTCCTGTGGCTTTCGCGTGGTGCGCGCACGGTGGGTGTAGGGAGCTTCTCGCTCAGGCTGCCCACGTCGCGCGGTGCGTTGATGCAGATCGCCGCGGGTCTCGTCGACATGACGGCGGCGGCCGCCTGCCTCTATGTTCTGCTGCCGTCAGGAAGCGTCGGCAGCTTTTCCGCCTTCATCCTCGTCTATGTGGTCGCTGTCATTCTTGGGATAGCCAGCCACGCGCCGGGCGGTGTCGGGGCGTTCGAGGCGACCATCATCGCCGGCCTCGGCCTCGGGTCCAATTCGGAGGCGTTGGCGGGCCTCGTTGCATACCGCATTGTCTACACCCTCCTGCCGTTCCTCGTCGCCGTGGCGGGACTGGTCGTCTCGGAGATCCTGCGCCATCGCAGCCGCATCGCCGGGCCGGTCGGCGCCGCTTCCCTGTTTCTGGAGCCCCTGATACCGCCGCTCTCGGCCGGCATCGCCTTCTTCGGGGCAGCGGTCCTGCTGATATCGGCTGTCACCCCGAGCCTCGAAGGGCGCATCGAGGCGCTGTCGGAGGTCATCCCCCTGCCGTTCCTGGAGATGTCGCATCTGGGTGCGAGCTTCGTGGCCGTCGGTTTGCTGATCGTCGCGCGGGGTCTCGCGAAACGTCTTCGCCGGGCGTGGTTCGCAGCCATCATCCTTTTTGCCAGCGGTGCCGTCTTCTCGTTCTTCAAGGGGCTCGACTGGGAAGAAGCCGTCGCGCTGTCGATGATGGCGCTGACGCTGCTGGTGTTTCGCGATTCCTTCTACAGGCGTCCTTTCAACGGAGACATGCATCTTTCCTGGGGCTGGCTCGCCAGCATGGGGACCATGGTCTTTGCCGCCATTTGGCTCGGGCTCTTCGCATTCCGCCACGTAGAATACGACAACGAGTTGTGGTGGCAGTTCGCCTGGGAGGGGGACGCGCCGCGCTTCCTGCGTGGAGCGGTCTTCATCGTGACACTGCTCGCCGCGGTGCTGGTCGATACGCTGATCAACCGGCGGGTCCTGACGCTCGCCCCGGAGGGACGGATGCCGGAGAGCGTGCCGGCGGTGGTCGCGGACGCTCCTTCGTCGTCGGCCGCGCTCGCGCTCCTCGGGGACAAGCGGTTCCTGGTCTCGCCCGACCAGCACGGCTTCGTCATGTACCAGCGCTCCGGGGGCAGCCTCATCTCCATGGGAGAACCGGTGGCTGCGGACGAATCGATGAGTGGGCTCGCATGGGCCTTCCACGAACTCGCGGACAAGTCCGGGCTGCGCACCGTCTTCTATGAGGTCGGCCCGGAACACCTGCCGATGTTCCTCGACATGGGCCTTGTCGCGCTGAAGCTCGGCGAGGTCGCCAGGGTGGACCTCACGACCTTTTCGCTCGACGGACCGAAACGCCAGCCTCTCAGATATGCCGACCGTCGCGCGGACAAGGATGGTCTGACCTTCGAGATCATCCCGAAGGAGAAGGTGCCGGAAATCATTCCGCAGCTGAGCGAAGTGTCCGACGAGTGGCTGGAGATGAAATCCGGCGGCGAAAAGCGCTTCTCGCTCGGTTATTTCGACCCCGGCTACATGAGCCTTTTCGATGTCGCCGTCCTGAAGCGCGGGGAACGGATTGTGGCCTTCGCGAACCTCTGGCGCGGCGGCGGCCATCACGAGATGGCGGTGGACCTCATGCGCTACCGGCAGGACGACTGCAAGGTCATGATGGACGCGCTGTTCACGAAGCTCATGCTGATCGCCAAGGCGGAAGGCTACCACTGGTTCAACCTGGGTGCCGCCCCGCTGTCCGGGCTGACCGACAGGCGCACCGCCTCGAGATGGAACCGCCTCGGCTCGCTGATCTACCAGAAGGGCCGCGACCTCTATCATTTCGACGGGCTGCGCGCCTTCAAGGACAAGTTCGGCCCGGTGTGGACCGCAAACTACCTCATCTGCCCGCCGGGTCTCGACACCGCCCGCGCGCTCCTTGACGTCACCACGCTGATCAGCGGGCGGCCGCTTGTCGGCAAGCGGAAGTGA
- a CDS encoding AcvB/VirJ family lysyl-phosphatidylglycerol hydrolase: MKRYVPMVAIVAAVLAGAAYWYWPMIRKATGYKPPAISVSYGRLNAIQLQRPAGEVAGLAILVSGADDRGGRAAALARELERRDIAVLPVDLDAWRPALDTDPGECIYLGSDIEGLAKEAQRLVESRHYLHPVVVGVGEGGTLAYAALADAPAATFAGAVSLEPSDALATAVPVCEGARATAVGARGFSYAEDAALPDRGVVIRAGDGPSDAQAASDTSGSHRLEVKEAATPEARLALAVDAVSDIAAADADAKALPVVDIPAKGKAERLAVFYSGDGGWRDIDKSVGEALAEQGVHVVGVDSLRYFWSVRKPERIASDLARIVHDADPSGKLPISLLGYSFGADTAPFAWPFLPAEIRDRIRFIGLLGTEKMTPFQVTIENWLGMGGDHEVAAAIAALPNEKVLCVYGGEETETACEDPRLAAVEKLKLDGGHHFDGDYDALSGQLLEAMKRRDQAS, translated from the coding sequence ATGAAGCGATATGTCCCGATGGTCGCGATAGTGGCCGCAGTGCTCGCCGGCGCCGCCTACTGGTACTGGCCGATGATCCGCAAGGCGACGGGCTATAAGCCGCCCGCGATTTCCGTCAGCTACGGACGGCTGAACGCGATCCAGCTCCAGCGCCCGGCGGGAGAAGTCGCAGGGCTTGCCATCCTCGTCTCGGGTGCCGATGACCGGGGCGGCCGTGCGGCGGCGCTCGCTCGCGAACTCGAGCGGCGGGACATCGCCGTCCTTCCGGTCGATCTCGACGCCTGGCGTCCTGCGCTCGACACCGATCCGGGCGAATGCATCTACCTCGGCTCAGACATCGAAGGCCTTGCCAAGGAAGCGCAGCGGCTCGTCGAGAGCCGGCACTATCTGCATCCTGTCGTCGTCGGGGTCGGGGAGGGCGGAACGCTCGCCTATGCGGCACTCGCGGACGCCCCGGCGGCGACCTTCGCGGGCGCCGTGTCATTGGAACCTTCGGATGCGCTCGCCACCGCGGTTCCCGTCTGCGAGGGCGCGCGCGCGACGGCCGTCGGCGCACGAGGCTTCAGCTATGCCGAGGATGCGGCCCTTCCGGATCGCGGAGTAGTGATACGGGCCGGCGATGGTCCATCTGACGCCCAGGCGGCTTCCGACACATCGGGTTCGCATCGGCTGGAGGTGAAGGAGGCCGCCACCCCCGAGGCACGGCTTGCCCTGGCCGTTGACGCCGTGAGCGATATCGCTGCCGCCGATGCCGATGCCAAGGCTCTCCCAGTGGTCGACATTCCGGCAAAGGGCAAGGCGGAAAGGCTGGCCGTCTTCTATTCCGGCGACGGCGGCTGGCGCGACATCGACAAGAGCGTCGGCGAAGCGCTCGCCGAACAGGGCGTACATGTGGTGGGCGTCGATTCCCTTCGCTACTTCTGGTCTGTACGCAAGCCCGAACGGATCGCCTCCGACCTTGCGAGGATCGTGCACGATGCCGATCCCTCGGGGAAGCTTCCCATTTCCCTTCTCGGCTATTCGTTCGGTGCCGACACTGCACCCTTCGCCTGGCCGTTCCTGCCCGCAGAGATCCGTGACCGCATCCGCTTCATCGGCCTGCTCGGCACGGAGAAGATGACGCCATTCCAGGTAACGATCGAGAACTGGCTGGGCATGGGCGGGGACCATGAAGTCGCGGCAGCAATCGCAGCGCTGCCGAACGAAAAGGTTCTCTGCGTCTATGGCGGTGAAGAAACGGAGACGGCCTGCGAGGATCCGAGGCTCGCTGCCGTCGAGAAGCTGAAGCTCGACGGCGGGCACCATTTCGACGGCGACTACGACGCTCTTTCCGGACAGCTCCTGGAAGCGATGAAACGACGCGATCAGGCCTCGTGA
- a CDS encoding metalloregulator ArsR/SmtB family transcription factor, translated as MSSESDDEAVFRALANGKRRQMLDALKDEPRTTGALCERFREMDRCTVMQHLKVLEEAGLIIARREGRERWNHMNALPIQRIHDRWISQYAGHAMSVLSALKDELGE; from the coding sequence ATGTCAAGCGAATCAGACGACGAGGCCGTTTTCAGGGCGCTGGCGAACGGCAAACGCCGACAGATGCTCGACGCTCTCAAGGACGAGCCCCGGACCACCGGTGCGCTCTGCGAGCGCTTCCGCGAGATGGATCGCTGCACGGTCATGCAGCACCTCAAGGTGCTGGAGGAAGCAGGCCTGATCATCGCCCGACGCGAGGGGCGCGAGCGGTGGAACCACATGAACGCACTCCCGATCCAGCGGATTCACGACCGCTGGATCAGCCAGTATGCCGGCCACGCGATGAGCGTTCTTTCCGCCCTGAAAGACGAACTCGGTGAATAG
- a CDS encoding SRPBCC domain-containing protein, which translates to MLEFRVNGRIAKPVAEVFDAVVNPEKLSGYFTTIGGASGPLVAGTTVTWWNMAPVIVDEVEENSRIVFRWDAMVEKGEEPYKTRVEMRFIPLEDGATMVTIAETGWRENERGQKSSYLNCEGWSQMLSCMKAYLEYGINLRHGYYPSELKGVVASEPDF; encoded by the coding sequence ATGCTGGAATTTCGCGTGAACGGACGGATCGCCAAGCCCGTGGCCGAAGTTTTCGATGCCGTCGTCAATCCTGAGAAACTGAGCGGTTATTTCACCACCATCGGCGGGGCGAGCGGCCCTCTGGTGGCCGGCACCACGGTCACCTGGTGGAACATGGCGCCCGTTATCGTCGACGAGGTGGAGGAGAACAGCCGTATCGTGTTCCGCTGGGACGCGATGGTCGAAAAGGGCGAGGAGCCCTACAAGACCCGCGTCGAGATGCGCTTCATCCCGCTCGAGGACGGCGCAACGATGGTGACCATCGCCGAGACGGGCTGGCGGGAAAACGAGCGCGGCCAGAAGAGCTCGTATCTGAACTGCGAGGGCTGGTCGCAGATGCTTTCGTGCATGAAGGCCTACCTCGAATACGGCATCAACTTGCGCCACGGCTACTATCCGAGCGAGCTGAAAGGCGTGGTCGCTTCGGAACCGGATTTTTAA
- the recO gene encoding DNA repair protein RecO has protein sequence MQWDDEAIVLGVRRHGETSVIAEMMTRDHGRHLGLVRSGRSRAMQPVLQPGNSVEVTWRARLDEHLGDFRIEPLQLRAGRLMETATAVYGIQAMAALLRFLPERDPHPHLFNALGIILEHLDEPADAGELFVRFELAVLNDLGFGLDLEECVATGSREDLVYVSPKSGRAVCRAAGEPWADKMLALPSFLAVERRHAADCDALSQAFRLTAFFLNRHVCEPRGLELASARDGFVQAVLKALAVAEASRPQELAQ, from the coding sequence ATGCAATGGGATGACGAGGCAATCGTACTGGGCGTGCGCCGTCATGGCGAGACATCGGTCATCGCCGAGATGATGACGCGCGACCACGGACGCCATCTTGGCCTTGTCCGCTCCGGCCGTTCGCGCGCCATGCAGCCGGTGCTGCAGCCCGGAAACTCGGTCGAAGTCACATGGCGCGCGCGCCTCGACGAGCACCTCGGCGATTTTCGGATTGAGCCGCTTCAGCTCAGGGCGGGACGTCTGATGGAGACGGCAACCGCCGTCTACGGCATACAGGCAATGGCGGCGCTGCTGCGTTTCCTGCCGGAACGCGATCCGCACCCGCATCTTTTCAATGCGCTCGGCATCATTCTCGAGCATCTGGACGAACCGGCCGACGCGGGCGAACTCTTCGTGCGCTTCGAGCTTGCGGTCCTGAATGACCTCGGTTTCGGGCTCGATCTCGAGGAATGTGTCGCTACCGGCAGTCGCGAGGATCTGGTCTACGTGTCGCCCAAGTCCGGCCGTGCCGTGTGTCGCGCGGCCGGTGAGCCCTGGGCAGACAAGATGCTGGCACTGCCATCCTTCCTCGCGGTAGAGCGGCGCCACGCCGCCGATTGCGATGCACTTTCGCAGGCCTTCCGGCTCACCGCCTTCTTCCTCAACCGCCATGTGTGCGAGCCGCGGGGCCTGGAACTCGCGTCCGCCCGCGACGGCTTCGTGCAGGCGGTGCTCAAGGCTCTCGCTGTGGCCGAGGCGTCCCGCCCTCAGGAGCTTGCTCAATGA
- a CDS encoding PaaI family thioesterase: MNIEIYPGLSVSGIGTLPLDVVARDGGLKALQDMLVGQLPAPPMAQTLRFTLKEVEEGRVVFVGYPTAEHLNPLGTVHGGWTATVMDSALGCAVFSVTKPGEAYTTVEFKVNLVRPVLPDMGEVFCEGKIVHRGRTIATSEAWLRDSAGKLLAHGTETCAIFPISNLMR; encoded by the coding sequence ATGAACATCGAAATCTATCCGGGGCTTTCTGTCTCGGGAATCGGCACGCTGCCGCTCGACGTCGTGGCGCGCGACGGCGGATTGAAGGCCCTTCAGGACATGCTCGTCGGGCAATTGCCGGCACCGCCGATGGCGCAGACGCTCAGGTTCACCCTGAAGGAGGTCGAGGAGGGCAGGGTCGTTTTCGTCGGGTACCCGACGGCGGAGCATCTAAATCCGCTCGGCACCGTGCATGGCGGCTGGACCGCCACGGTGATGGATTCCGCGCTCGGCTGTGCCGTCTTCTCGGTCACGAAGCCTGGCGAGGCCTACACGACGGTGGAATTCAAGGTGAACCTCGTTCGGCCGGTCCTGCCGGACATGGGCGAGGTGTTCTGCGAGGGCAAGATCGTTCATCGTGGCAGGACGATCGCTACGTCTGAGGCCTGGCTCAGGGATTCGGCCGGCAAGCTGCTCGCCCATGGCACGGAGACCTGCGCAATTTTCCCCATTTCCAACCTGATGCGCTGA